A genomic stretch from Setaria viridis chromosome 1, Setaria_viridis_v4.0, whole genome shotgun sequence includes:
- the LOC117838798 gene encoding uncharacterized protein, with the protein MSHIYPSLEQPGGDKPLMQYWDEKRAKERCKLARNHHFGEGKIVHDITRHKHNNSCSIPQCHTTSEQPDKGQADSNHKIMQELQEFITNQYRLLSNQIDDRFNALNKRFDNIIQEQRESRAVVQHTNVMLEATDTHIGKPEINIKEDKAQPKQKTTARNPSNRQKKPIQQTNIQYEYNIGTKRHRPNKNKEKEEIPDVAMPDEPLSTDSTSNEYLINADELSTVQYINSTSQDKVLVDIGFYTATKKDLECLLNSEMFLNDSVMNAYIRILKAQPSINEREDGYAYLETTYNANMICGDTIASLRNKEEGNFRLYRTLTYLNNDMVFFPINIKDCHWYLVVINGRKGVV; encoded by the exons ATGTCTCATATTTACCCTAGTTTAGAACAGCCTGGAGGGGACAAACCACTTATGCAATATTGGGACGAAAAGAGAGCCAAAGAACGATGCAAACTAGCACGCAACCATCATTTTGGGGAAGGGAAG ATTGTCCATGACATTACAAGACATAAACATAACAACTCATGCTCAATCCCTCAATGCCACACAACATCAGAACAACCGGACAAGGGACAAGCTGATAGCAATCACAAAATTATGCAGGAACTTCAAGAGTTCATTACCAATCAGTACAGGTTACTATCAAATCAAATTGATGACAGGTTCAATGCACTTAACAAGCGGTTCGATAATATAATACAAGAACAACGG GAATCAAGGGCAGTGGTACAACATACAAATGTCATGCTTGAGGCGACAGACACACATATAGGCAAGCCTGAAATCAACATAAAGGAGGATAAGGCACAACCAAAGCAAAAAACTACAGCAAGGAATCCATCGAATCGTCAAAAAAAACCCATCCAACAAACAAACATCCAGTATGAGTACAATATTGGCACAAAACGTCATCGACCCAACAAGaacaaggaaaaggaagagatcCCAGATGTTGCGATGCCTGATGAACCACTATCAACTGATAGCACGTCAAATG AGTATTTGATCAATGCAGATGAGTTGTCCACTGTCCAGTACATCAATTCAACATCACAGGATAAAGTTTTGGTTGATATTGGTTTTTACACAGCAACAAAGAAGGATCTAGAGTGCCTTCTCAACAGTGAAATGTTCCTGAACGATTCG GTTATGAATGCTTACATCCGAATACTAAAAGCACAACCTAGTATCAACGAAAGGGAAGATGGATATGCCTATCTAGAGACAACTTACAATGCCAACATGATATGTGGGGATACCATCGCTTCATTGCGAAATAAAGAAGAAGGCAACTTCCGTTTATATCGGACATTAACTTATCTCAACAATGACATG GTCTTCTTTCCAATCAACATTAAAGATTGTCATTGGTATTTGGTGGTCATCAATGGTCGTAAGGGTGTCGTTTAG